In a genomic window of Strix aluco isolate bStrAlu1 chromosome 3, bStrAlu1.hap1, whole genome shotgun sequence:
- the LOC141920561 gene encoding cullin-9-like isoform X4, which produces MPQSPLPSSCFPSVSAGTFPVMVNEKHNGNLLVHLGAKLQAYPEELLRQRRGHDGQPEYLIQWSIVSLEERAAGGSSGSSAETKLENISMWMSAEEVCASCPALLGKRRLEGQWAKEEKAASPFAADVPLDEASLLEMKADVRSLVQRAGRQMAESGAPESSILNTIHVLSAYASIGSLAGAFKETGALDLLMKMLCHKDKQIRRSAGKMLRALASHDAGSWAYVLLSLSQQDDIEQHMDFDSRYTLLELFAETTSSEEHCVSFEGIHLPQIPGKLLFVLVKRYLCVTSLMEKLSSGVEQEDCAVPSLPTEERSRVRQEFEFSMAMANLILELVHVMGWDHSHKPELLPQQELRPHTTQSIFQHRATSYNAAQAAPTPPPKEPSIFKTRSAFPSRSSYVEYVQANLVRGMRVRMLEDYEQVSAGDEGDFRQSNDGTPPVQVYWQALGCTYWVHWHMVEIIGPSGQEEPEGQEKVSTLARNHKPAAVAQPFFCKPSGGLYSLPYLGEQPRKAAEALSRAEWWELLFFVKKLEAQEQKEIACLIQQAQGEQLSEVDEEALIQLSVPAELAQKVLQVLEKRCQGSTRRDLCGSHVYAKYFLSRGAEQDVRGSAAVCSKGAGRRSAGPEAAMAKAAQEDLSTATVPPRAPAAVVKSDNQLFSELLEKEGLFFPEVTEEQIKVLGSSKGMSETGSLAKVAAVVDVIQSSSSEVGLRLAGLKHIMEILEEEPESEEQVSKAQGGLGTRSVGEKLVKVAVELLSAEVAEKALVVVTLRLLAMLMAKYDWRVAFATEGGVRAVLACMQQHAASALVQQAGLAALKVLVGAVASEPGGAGGKPSPLNHADAQMMREIFASIGSASSEGLASLLSVIPAAVSTLQRVPGGSSGVRNGLLVVNMLIDGHRGLAEQLAGRDLATVLQSCWWDGQSSSCPHAMLALGVINRLAEHRLPLGLETAGREAPLDLRDVRPLLSSVGDGTLSKDVVVALDRQLCSEGAVPSGEASQLLQDHRCFRLLLRSFELLGAEKAVSLSVLRILNKFLDAYQEGVLPWHECVEPCLSSLSAHSSDREVVQEAVGFLHRLATASKDCAVAMCRAGAREALSKALDKHSTALSLAPALLDLVTDCEKYASLYKKLTTSILSGCIQLVLGQIEEHRRSHRPISIPFFDVFLHNLCRGSSVEVKEDKCWEKVQVSSNPHRASKLTDRNPKTYWESNGSTGSHFITVHMQCGVVVREMSMLVASEDSSYMPARVVVLGGDSPAAIRTELNAVTILPSDSRVILLENMTRFWPVIQIRVKRCQQGGIDTRVRGIEVLGPKPTFWPIFKEQLCRRTFLSCTAQAHAWCQEICRDRGQLLQLFGRLNRALRHEQGFADRFLPDDEAARALGRTCWEALVTPLVQSITSPDPQGVSPLAWLLSEYLERVELPRHAPSRGTAFGSRVRRLTQLLVHVDPGSPKPEEARAAGRKEGKNKEVPTRAAKVAVEKPSGLWDISRCWRGVVQQQVWRFLEAAGQAPDLVERYCRLYQRLRGATEELFGQRAAFVLALGQGFAGALLQLPFLAALHVSEQFARYLDGQVQELHGTAGSAEPLQRLQQILEPFVVFSGLELAHTFEHFYRHYLGDRLLAQGPSWLEGAVVEQIGLCFPSRFPQEMLSNLAESEELQRQFYLFQLQEQDRRLLELDVGLDEAGGTASVADVPEVKVLALSPRCWPVSPFCYMDEPRRFFSVALSSPLDEFADFCRQSQSQQGWGCTKPRRLQWTWLGHAELHFGDCVLHVSTLQMYILLRFNSAEEVAVEALLQATGLPAELLHHALTPLTQGEGVLVRNCAPGAPGALRLNQAALARASGRHLRLLPRQRYLRAERAEVSALERKRNVLCCLITRILKVEKQLHTDNLVFRVIDACQKGELGPGLQFLSFCCHSVDVLSCVLHLLNQGYLRRQEERPQVLEYISAEPTTPPASQVQPQVAFQTVEIKMAAGPAPAERRQTFSTFR; this is translated from the exons ATGCCTCAGTCAcctctccccagctcctgcttccCCTCTGTCTCTGCAGGCACGTTTCCTGTCATGGTGAACGAGAAGCATAACGGCAACCTGCTTGTGCACCTGGGAGCCAAACTGCAGGCCTACCCGGAGGAGCTGCTCCGGCAGCGGCGAGGCCACGACGGCCAGCCCGAGTACCTGATCCAGTGGAGCATCGTCAGCTTGGAAGAGAGAGCAGCGGGAGGCAGCAGTGGCTCCTCTGCAGAGACCAAGCTGGAGAACATCTCGATGTGGATGTCTGCAGAAGAGGTCTGTGCCAGCTGCCCGGCGCTGCTGGGCAAGAGGAGGCTGGAAGGGCAGTGGGCGAAAGAGGAGAAGGCAGCCAGCCCGTTCGCTGCAGATGTCCCGCTGGATGAAGCCTCGCTGCTGGAGATGAAGGCTGATGTCAGGAGCCTGGTGCAGCGAGCCGGCCGGCAGATGGCCGAGAGTGGTGCCCCCGAGTCCTCCATCCTCAACACCATCCACGTGCTGAGCGCGTACGCCAGCATTGGCTCGCTGGCGGGTGCCTTCAAGGAGACGGGAGCCCTGGACTTGCTGATGAAGATGCTGTGCCACAAGGATAAGCAAATCCGCCGCAGCGCCGGCAAGATGCTGAGGGCCCTGGCTTCGCATGATGCAG ggagctgggccTATGTCCTGCTGTCCCTGAGCCAGCAGGATGACATTGAGCAGCACATGGACTTCGACAGTCGCTACACCTTGCTGGAGCTGTTTGCTGAGACAACATCCTCTGAAGAGCACTGCGTGTCCTTTGAGGGGATTCACCTTCCCCAG ATCCCCGGGAAGCTGCTGTTCGTCCTGGTGAAGCGCTACCTGTGTGTCACTTCTCTTATGGAAAAGCTCAGCAGTGGTGTGGAGCAGGAGGACTGCGCTGTGCCCAGCCTGCCCACTGAGGAGAGGAGCCGTGTGAGGCAGGAGTTTGAGTTCAGCATGGCTATGGCAAACCTCATCTTGGAGCTGGTGCACGTGATGGGCTGGGACCACAGCCACaagccagagctgctgccccagcaggaGCTGCGGCCTCACACCACCCAATCCATCTTCCAGCACAGGGCCACATCCTACAATGCTGCTCAAGCAGCCCCCACTCCCCCACCAAAAGAGCCCAGCATCTTCAAGACGCGCTCAGCCTTCCCAAGCCGCAGCAGCTATGTGGAGTACGTGCAGGCAAACCTGGTGCGTGGCATGCGGGTGCGCATGCTGGAGGACTACGAGCAAGTCAGCGCGGGTGACGAGGGTGACTTCCGCCAGAGCAACGACGGCACACCGCCCGTGCAG GTGTATTGGCAAGCCCTGGGCTGTACGTACTGGGTTCACTGGCACATGGTGGAGATCATTGGCCCTTCTGGGCAAGAGGAGCCTGAGGGCCAGGAGAAGGTGTCCACCCTGGCACGCAACCACAAACCAGCAGCAG TTGCGCAGCCGTTTTTCTGCAAGCCCTCTGGGGGGCTGTACTCTCTGCCTTACCTGGGAGAGCAGCCGAGAAAGGCTGCAGAGGCGCTGAGCCGTGCCGAGTGGTGGGAGCTGCTCTTCTTTGTGAAGAAGCTGGAAGCACAGGAGCAGAAGGAGATCGCCTGTCTCATCCAGCAGGCCCAGGGAGAGCAG CTGTCGGAGGTGGATGAAGAAGCCCTGATCCAGCTGTCGGTACCTGCAGAGCTGGCCCAGAAGGTGCTGCAGGTCTTGGAGAAGCGGTGCCAGGGCAGCACTCGCCGTGACCTGTGTGGCTCCCACGTCTACGCCAAATACTTCCTCAGCAGGGGGGCCGAGCAGGACGTCAGGGGGAGCGCCGCGGTGTGCTCGAAGGGTGCCGGCCGCAGGAGCGCTGGCCCTGAAGCCGCGATGGCCAAGGCAGCGCAGGAAGACCTTTCCACAGCCACAGTGCCGCCCCGAGCCCCCGCTGCAGTGGTGAAGTCGGATAACCAGCTGTTCAGCGAGCTCCTTGAGAAGGAAGGGCTGTTCTTCCCAGAGGTGACGGAGGAGCAGATCAAAG TGCTGGGCAGCTCCAAGGGGATGAGTGAGACGGGCTCGCTAGCCAAGGTTGCAGCTGTGGTGGACGTGatccagagcagcagctcagaggTGGGGCTGCGCTTAGCTGGGCTCAAGCACATCATGGAGATCCTGGAGGAGGAGCCTGAGTCCGAGGAGCAAGTCAGCAAAGCCCAGGGTGGGCTCGGGACCAGGAGTGTTGG GGAGAAGCTGGTGAAGGTGGCAGTGGAGCTGCTGAGCGCCGAGGTGGCAGAGAAGGCCCTGGTGGTGGTGACGCTGCGGCTGCTGGCCATGCTCATGGCGAAGTACGACTGGCGCGTGGCATTTGCCACGGAGGGTGGCGTGCGGGCTGTGCTGGCCTGCATGCAGCAGCACGCCGCCTCCGCCCTGGTGCAGCAGGCTGGCCTGGCA GCCCTGAAGGTGCTGGTGGGAGCTGTGGCCAGCGAGCCAGGAGGTGCCGGTGGGAAGCCCTCGCCCCTGAACCACGCCGATGCGCAGATGATGCGGGAGATCTTTGCCAGCATCGGCTCTGCCTCCAGCGAGGGCTTGGCGAGCCTGCTTAGTGTCATCCCTGCGGCCGTGAGCACCCTGCAGAGGGTCCCAGG GGGCTCGTCAGGCGTGCGGAACGGCTTGCTGGTGGTGAACATGCTGATCGACGGCCACCGGGGCCTGGCGGAGCAGCTGGCAGGCCGTGATCTCGCCacggtgctgcagagctgctggtgggATGGGCAAAGCTCCAGCTGCCCTCACGCGATGCTGGCCCTCGGTGTGATCAACCGCCTCGCGGAGCACCGGCTGCCCCTGGGCCTGGAGACGGCAG GCAGAGAGGCCCCGCTGGACCTGAGGGACGTGCGGCCGCTTCTGAGCAGCGTGGGGGATGGCACGTTGTCCAAGGACGTGGTGGTGGCCCTGGATCGGCAGCTCTGCAGTGAAGGTGCCGTCCCCTCTGGCGAGGcgtcccagctgctgcaggaccaCAGATGCTTCAGGCTGCTGCTGCGCAGCTTTGAGCTGCTGGGGGCGGAGAAGGCCGTGAGCCTGAGCGTCCTCAG GATCCTGAACAAGTTCCTGGACGCTTACCAGGAGGGTGTGCTGCCCTGGCACGAGTGTGTGGAGCCCTGTTTGTCCTCCCTGAGTGCCCACAGCAGCGACCGGGAG GTGGTGCAGGAGGCGGTTGGCTTCCTGCACCGCCTGGCCACCGCCAGCAAGGACTGCGCGGTGGCGATGTGCCGCGCGGGCGCCCGCGAGGCTCTGTCCAAAGCCCTGGACAAGCACAGCACGGCTCTGTCGCTGGCGCCGGCCCTGCTGGACCTGGTGACTGACTGCGAGAAGTACGCCAGCCTCTACAAGAAGCTGACGACCAGCATCTTGTCCGGCTGCATCCAG CTGGTCCTGGGGCAGATTGAGGAGCACCGCCGGAGCCACCGGCCCATCAGCATCCCCTTCTTTGACGTTTTTCTGCACAACCTGTGCCGAG GCTCCAGCGTGGAGGTGAAGGAGGATAAGTGTTGGGAGAAGGTGCAGGTCTCCTCCAACCCCCACCGAGCCAGCAAGCTCACGGACAGAAACCCCAAGACCTACTGGGAGTCAAACGGCAGCACCGGCTCCCACTTCATCACTGTGCACATGCAGTGTGGTGTGGTGGTCAG ggagatGAGCATGCTGGTGGCCAGCGAGGACTCCAGCTACATGCCGGCCCGTgtggtggtgctggggggagACAGCCCTGCCGCCATCAGAACGGAGCTCAACGCG GTGACCATCCTGCCCTCGGACAGCAGAGTGATCCTGCTGGAGAACATGACCCGCTTCTGGCCCGTCATCCAGATCCGGGTGAAGCGGTGCCAGCAG GGCGGCATTGACACGCGGGTACGTGGCATCGAGGTGCTGGGTCCCAAGCCCACGTTCTGGCCCATCTTCAAGGAGCAGCTGTGCCGGCGGACGTTCCTCTCCTGCACTGCTCAGGCTCACGCCTGGTGCCAGGAGATCTGCCGGGACCGGGGGCAACTGCTGCAGCTCTTTGGCAG GCTGAACCGGGCGCTGCGGCACGAGCAGGGCTTCGCTGACCGCTTCCTTCCTGATGACGAGGCAGCCCGGGCCTTGGGCAGGACCTGCTGGGAGGCCCTGGTGACCCCCTTGGTGCAGAGCATCACCAGCCCAG ACCCCCAAGGCGTCAGCCCCCTGGCCTGGCTGCTGAGCGAGTACCTGGAGCGCGTGGAGCTACCCCGTCACGCCCCGAGCCGCGGCACTGCCTTTGGTTCCCGTGTGCGGCGCCTGACCCAGCTCCTGGTGCATGTGGACCCCGGCAGCCCCAAGCCAGAGGAGGCAAGGGCAGCTG gcaggaaggaggggaagaacaaGGAGGTGCCGACCAGGGCTGCGAAGGTGGCAGTGGAGAAGCCGAGCGGCCTGTGGGACATCTCACGGTGCTGGCGTGGCGTGGTGCAGCAGCAG GTGTGGCGGTTCCTGGAGGCGGCGGGGCAGGCGCCGGACCTCGTGGAGCGATACTGCAGGCTGTACCAGCGCCTGCGCGGCGCCACGGAGGAGCTCTTTGGGCAGCGGGCCGCCTTCGTGCTGGCTCTGGGCCAGGGCTTCGCAggggctttgctgcagctccCCTTCCTTGCTGCCCTGCAC GTGAGCGAGCAGTTTGCCCGCTACCTTGACGGGCAGGTCCAGGAGCTCCACGGGACTGCGGGCAGTGCAGAGCCGCTGCAGCGGCTGCAGCAGATCCTGGAGCCCTTTGTCGTCTTCAGTGGGCTGGAGCTCGCCCACACCTTCGAGCACTTCTACCG GCACTACCTGGGCGACCGGCTCCTGGCACAAGGGCCGTCTTGGCTGGAGGGAGCCGTCGTGGAGCAGATTGGGCTGTGCTTCCCCAGCCGCTTCCCCCAAGAGATGCTGAGCAACTTGGCTGAGTCGGAGGAGCTGCAGCGGCAGTTTtacctcttccagctgcaggagcaggacaggcGGCTGCTGGAGCTGGATGTGGGCCTGGACGAG GCAGGAGGGACGGCCTCGGTGGCAGATGTGCCAGAGGTGAAGGTGCTGGCCCTGTCCCCGCGCTGCTGGCCCGTTTCCCCGTTCTGCTACATGGATGAACCCAGGAGGTTTTTCTCGGTGGCGCTGAGCTCCCCTCTGGACGAGTTTGCCGACTTCTGCCGGCAGA GCCAgagccagcagggctgggggtgcacaaagcCACGGCGGTTGCAGTGGACGTGGCTGGGCCACGCTGAGCTGCATTTTGGCGACTGCGTCCTCCACGTGTCCACGCTGCAGATGTACATCCTGCTGCGCTTCAACAGTGCCGAG GAGGTGGCTGTGGAGGCCCTGCTGCAGGCTACGGGGctccctgctgagctgctgcaccaCGCGCTGACGCCGCTGACCCAGGGCGAGGGCGTCCTGGTGCGGAACTGCGCGCCGGGAG CTCCAGGTGCGCTGCGGCTGAACCAGGCGGCCCTGGCCCGTGCCTCTGGCCGCCACCTGAGGCTGCTGCCCCGGCAGAGGTACCTCCGGGCAGAGAGGGCTGAGGTCAGTGCCCTGGAAAGGAAGAGGAACGTCCTCTGCTGCCTCATCACCCGCATCCTCAAGGTGGAGAAGCAGCTCCACACTGACAACCTGGTGTTTAGG GTGATTGATGCCTGTCAGAAGGGCGAGTTGGGGCCAGGGCTGCAGTTCCTGAGCTTCTGCTGCCACAGCGTGGATGTGCTGTCCTGTGTCCTGCACCTGCTGAACCAGGGCTATCTCCGGCGCCAGGAGGAGAGGCCTCAAGTCTTGGAATACATCTCTGCTGAACCCACGACACCCCCTGCCTCCCAGGTCCAGCCCCAAGTTGCCTTCCAGACTGTAGAGATCAAGATGGCAGCAGGCCCAGCCCCTGCCGAAAGGAGACAGACTTTTTCCACCTTCAGGTAG